In Salvelinus sp. IW2-2015 unplaced genomic scaffold, ASM291031v2 Un_scaffold9520, whole genome shotgun sequence, the following proteins share a genomic window:
- the LOC112079785 gene encoding histone deacetylase 7-like produces the protein TVHTCRGDNSSHPEHAGRIQSIWSRLQERGLRGQCETIRGRKATLEELQSVHSERHVLLYGTNPLNRLKLDNRKLAGILSQRMFVMLPCGGVGV, from the exons CACAGTTCATACTTGCCGTGGTGACAACAGCAGCCACCCAGAGCATGCTGGGAGGATCCAGAGTATCTGGTCACGTCTCCAGGAGAGAGGTCTCAGGGGCCAGTGTGAG ACTATCCGAGGTAGGAAGGCCACTCTGGAGGAGCTGCAGTCGGTCCATTCAGAGCGTCATGTCCTTCTGTACGGCACCAACCCTCTCAACCGCCTCAAACTGGACAACCGCAAGCTGGCCG GCATTCTCTCTCAAAGGATGTTTGTGATGCTGCCATGTGGAGGAGTAGGGGTAC